A genome region from Macaca nemestrina isolate mMacNem1 chromosome 20, mMacNem.hap1, whole genome shotgun sequence includes the following:
- the LOC105497222 gene encoding neurotrophin-4 — protein MLLLPSCSLPILLLFLLPSVPIESQPPPSTLPPFLAPEWDLLSPRVVLSRGAPAGPPLLFLLEAGAFRESAGTPANRSRRGVSETAPASRRGELAVCDAVSGWVTDRRTAVDLRGREVEVLGEVPAAGGSPLRQYFFETRCKADNTEEGGPGAGGGGCRGVDRRHWVSECKAKQSYVRALTADAQGRVGWRWIRIDTACVCTLLSRTGRA, from the coding sequence ATGCTCCTCCTCCCCTCATgctccctccccatcctcctccttttcctcctccccagtGTGCCAATTGAGTCCCAACCCCCACCCTCAACATTGCCTCCTTTTCTGGCCCCTGAGTGGGACCTTCTGTCCCCCCGAGTGGTCCTGTCTAGGGGTGCCCCTGCTGGGCCCCCTCTGCTCTTCCTGCTGGAGGCTGGGGCCTTTCGAGAGTCAGCAGGCACCCCGGCCAACCGCAGCCGGCGTGGGGTGAGCGAAACTGCACCAGCGAGTCGTCGGGGTGAACTGGCCGTGTGCGATGCAGTCAGCGGCTGGGTGACAGACCGCCGGACCGCTGTGGACTTGCGTGGGCGCGAGGTGGAGGTGTTGGGCGAGGTGCCTGCAGCTGGCGGCAGTCCCCTCCGCCAGTACTTCTTTGAAACCCGCTGCAAGGCTGATAACACTGAGGAAGGTGGCCCAGGGGCAGGTGGAGGGGGCTGCCGGGGCGTGGACCGAAGGCACTGGGTGTCTGAGTGCAAGGCCAAGCAGTCCTATGTACGAGCATTGACCGCTGATGCCCAGGGCCGTGTGGGCTGGCGATGGATTCGAATTGACACTGCCTGCGTCTGCACACTCCTCAGCCGGACTGGTCGGGCCTGA
- the LOC105497223 gene encoding choriogonadotropin subunit beta isoform X1, with the protein MTPSKLQGLLLWLLLSMGGARASREPLRPLCRPINATLAAEKEACPVCITVNTTICAGYCPTMMRVLQAVLPPVPQVVCNYREVRFESIRLPGCPPGVDPVVSVPVALSCRCGLCRRSTSDCGGPKDHPLTCDDPHLQASSSSKDPPPSPPSPSRLLEPADTPFLPQ; encoded by the exons ATGACCCCCAGTAAGCTTCAG GGGctgctgctgtggctgctgctgaGCATGGGCGGGGCACGGGCATCCAGGGAGCCGCTGCGGCCACTGTGCCGCCCCATCAATGCCACCCTGGCTGCCGAGAAGGAGGCCTGCCCCGTGTGCATCACCGTCAACACCACCATCTGTGCCGGCTACTGCCCCACCATG ATGCGGGTGCTGCAGGCGGTCCTGCCGCCAGTGCCCCAGGTGGTGTGCAACTACCGCGAGGTGCGCTTCGAGTCCATCCGGCTCCCTGGCTGCCCGCCTGGCGTGGACCCCGTGGTCTCCGTTCCCGTGGCTCTCAGCTGTCGTTGTGGACTCTGCCGCCGCAGCACCTCTGACTGTGGGGGTCCCAAGGACCACCCTTTGACCTGTGATGACCCCCACCTCCAGGCCTCCTCTTCCTCAAAGGACCCTCCCCCCAGCCCTCCAAGTCCATCCCGACTCCTGGAGCCAGCAGACACCCCGTTCCTCCCGCAATAA
- the LOC105497223 gene encoding choriogonadotropin subunit beta isoform X2, translating to MMEMLQGLLLWLLLSMGGARASREPLRPLCRPINATLAAEKEACPVCITVNTTICAGYCPTMMRVLQAVLPPVPQVVCNYREVRFESIRLPGCPPGVDPVVSVPVALSCRCGLCRRSTSDCGGPKDHPLTCDDPHLQASSSSKDPPPSPPSPSRLLEPADTPFLPQ from the exons ATGATGGAGATGCTCCAG GGGctgctgctgtggctgctgctgaGCATGGGCGGGGCACGGGCATCCAGGGAGCCGCTGCGGCCACTGTGCCGCCCCATCAATGCCACCCTGGCTGCCGAGAAGGAGGCCTGCCCCGTGTGCATCACCGTCAACACCACCATCTGTGCCGGCTACTGCCCCACCATG ATGCGGGTGCTGCAGGCGGTCCTGCCGCCAGTGCCCCAGGTGGTGTGCAACTACCGCGAGGTGCGCTTCGAGTCCATCCGGCTCCCTGGCTGCCCGCCTGGCGTGGACCCCGTGGTCTCCGTTCCCGTGGCTCTCAGCTGTCGTTGTGGACTCTGCCGCCGCAGCACCTCTGACTGTGGGGGTCCCAAGGACCACCCTTTGACCTGTGATGACCCCCACCTCCAGGCCTCCTCTTCCTCAAAGGACCCTCCCCCCAGCCCTCCAAGTCCATCCCGACTCCTGGAGCCAGCAGACACCCCGTTCCTCCCGCAATAA
- the LOC139355365 gene encoding choriogonadotropin subunit beta-like, producing the protein MGGARASREPLRPLCRPINATLAAEKEACPVCITVNTTICAGYCPTMMRVLPVILPPVPQVVCNYREVRFESIRLPGCPPGVDPVVSVPVALSCRCGLCRRSTSDCGGPKDHPLTCDDPHLQASSSSKDPPPSPPSPSRLLEPADTPFLPQ; encoded by the exons ATGGGCGGGGCACGGGCATCCAGGGAGCCGCTGCGGCCACTGTGCCGCCCCATCAATGCCACCCTGGCTGCCGAGAAGGAGGCCTGCCCCGTGTGCATCACCGTCAACACCACCATCTGTGCCGGCTACTGCCCCACCATG ATGCGGGTGCTGCCGGTGATCCTGCCGCCCGTGCCCCAGGTGGTGTGCAACTACCGCGAGGTGCGCTTCGAGTCCATCCGGCTCCCTGGCTGCCCGCCTGGCGTGGACCCCGTGGTCTCCGTTCCCGTGGCTCTCAGCTGTCGTTGTGGACTCTGCCGCCGCAGCACCTCTGACTGTGGGGGTCCCAAGGACCACCCTTTGACCTGTGATGACCCCCACCTCCAGGCCTCCTCTTCCTCAAAGGACCCTCCCCCCAGCCCTCCAAGTCCATCCCGACTCCTGGAGCCAGCAGACACCCCGTTCCTCCCGCAATAA
- the LOC105497221 gene encoding potassium voltage-gated channel subfamily A member 7 has translation MEPRCPPPCGCCERLVLNVAGLRFETRARTLGRFPDTLLGDPARRGRFYDDARREYFFDRHRPSFDAVLYYYQSGGRLRRPAHVPLDVFLEEVAFYGLGAAALARLREDEGCPVPPERPLPRRAFARQLWLLFEFPESSQAARVLAVVSVLVILVSIVVFCLETLPDFRDDRDGPGLAAVAAAGPFPARLNGSSQVPGNPPRLPFNDPFFVVETLCICWFSFELLVRLLACPSKAIFFKNVMNLIDFVAILPYFVALGTELARQRGVGQQAMSLAILRVIRLVRVFRIFKLSRHSKGLQILGQTLRASMRELGLLIFFLFIGVVLFSSAVYFAEVDRVDSHFTSIPESFWWAVVTMTTVGYGDMAPVTVGGKIVGSLCAIAGVLTISLPVPVIVSNFSYFYHRETEGEEAGMFSHVDTQPCGPLEGKANGGLVDGEVPELPPPLWAPPGKHLVTEV, from the exons ATGGAGCCGCGGTGCCCGCCGCCGTGCGGCTGCTGCGAGCGGCTGGTGCTTAACGTGGCGGGGCTGCGCTTCGAGACGCGGGCGCGCACGCTGGGCCGCTTCCCGGACACTCTGCTAGGGGACCCCGCGCGCCGCGGCCGTTTCTACGACGACGCACGCCGCGAGTACTTCTTCGACCGGCACCGGCCCAGCTTCGACGCCGTGCTCTACTACTACCAGTCGGGCGGGCGGCTGCGGCGGCCGGCGCACGTGCCGCTCGAcgtcttcctggaggaggtggccttCTACGGGCTGGGTGCGGCGGCCCTGGCGCGCCTGCGCGAGGACGAGGGCTGCCCGGTGCCGCCTGAGCGCCCCCTGCCCCGCCGCGCCTTCGCGCGCCAGCTGTGGCTGCTCTTCGAGTTTCCCGAGAGCTCGCAGGCCGCGCGCGTGCTCGCCGTAGTCTCGGTGCTGGTCATCCTCGTCTCCATCGTCGTCTTCTGCCTCGAGACGCTGCCTGACTTCCGCGACGACCGCGACGGCCCGGGGCTTGCTGCTGTAGCCGCAGCTGGCCCG TTCCCCGCTCGGCTGAATGGCTCCAGCCAAGTGCCTGGAAATCCACCCCGCCTGCCCTTCAATGACCCATTCTTCGTAGTGGAGACGCTGTGTATTTGTTGGTTCTCCTTTGAGCTGCTAGTACGCCTCCTGGCCTGTCCAAGCAAGGCGATCTTCTTCAAGAACGTGATGAACCTCATCGATTTTGTGGCTATCCTGCCCTACTTTGTGGCACTAGGCACCGAGCTGGCCCGGCAGCGAGGGGTGGGCCAACAGGCCATGTCACTGGCCATCCTGAGAGTCATCCGATTGGTGCGTGTCTTCCGCATCTTCAAGCTGTCCCGGCACTCAAAGGGCCTGCAAATCTTGGGCCAGACGCTTCGGGCCTCCATGCGTGAGCTGGGCCTCCTCATCTTTTTCCTCTTCATCGGTGTGGTCCTCTTTTCCAGCGCGGTCTACTTTGCCGAAGTCGACCGGGTGGACTCCCATTTCACTAGCATCCCTGAGTCCTTCTGGTGGGCGGTGGTCACCATGACTACAGTTGGCTATGGAGACATGGCACCTGTCACTGTAGGTGGCAAGATAGTGGGCTCTCTGTGTGCCATTGCCGGCGTGCTGACCATTTCCCTGCCTGTGCCCGTCATTGTCTCCAATTTCAGCTACTTTTATCACCGGGAGACAGAGGGCGAAGAGGCTGGGATGTTCAGCCATGTGGACACGCAGCCTTGTGGCCCACTGGAGGGCAAGGCCAATGGGGGGCTGGTGGATGGGGAGGTACCTGAGCTACCACCTCCACTCTGGGCACCCCCAGGGAAACATCTGGTCACCGAAGTGTGA
- the LOC105497223 gene encoding choriogonadotropin subunit beta isoform X3: protein MGGARASREPLRPLCRPINATLAAEKEACPVCITVNTTICAGYCPTMMRVLQAVLPPVPQVVCNYREVRFESIRLPGCPPGVDPVVSVPVALSCRCGLCRRSTSDCGGPKDHPLTCDDPHLQASSSSKDPPPSPPSPSRLLEPADTPFLPQ from the exons ATGGGCGGGGCACGGGCATCCAGGGAGCCGCTGCGGCCACTGTGCCGCCCCATCAATGCCACCCTGGCTGCCGAGAAGGAGGCCTGCCCCGTGTGCATCACCGTCAACACCACCATCTGTGCCGGCTACTGCCCCACCATG ATGCGGGTGCTGCAGGCGGTCCTGCCGCCAGTGCCCCAGGTGGTGTGCAACTACCGCGAGGTGCGCTTCGAGTCCATCCGGCTCCCTGGCTGCCCGCCTGGCGTGGACCCCGTGGTCTCCGTTCCCGTGGCTCTCAGCTGTCGTTGTGGACTCTGCCGCCGCAGCACCTCTGACTGTGGGGGTCCCAAGGACCACCCTTTGACCTGTGATGACCCCCACCTCCAGGCCTCCTCTTCCTCAAAGGACCCTCCCCCCAGCCCTCCAAGTCCATCCCGACTCCTGGAGCCAGCAGACACCCCGTTCCTCCCGCAATAA